From the Rhodothalassiaceae bacterium genome, one window contains:
- the gmk gene encoding guanylate kinase, which produces MSNDRAPRMPRSGRSTDAGASRPGLLLILSSPSGAGKSTLAQRLLREEGGRLWMSVSVTTRPRRKSEIDGQDYHFVTPEEFARMVRAGAFLEHAEVFGNHYGTPRAPVEERLKAGIDVLFDIDWQGAAQIRRNLARSPHRVVSVFILPPSMAELEARLKRRAQDPEEVIARRMAGARDEITHWREYDYVLVNDDLDRCFRDLKTVLDAERLRLDRDWRYRTLAERLLAEAEALLAARKG; this is translated from the coding sequence ATGTCGAATGACCGCGCGCCGAGAATGCCCCGCAGCGGGCGCAGCACCGACGCCGGCGCAAGCCGGCCGGGGCTGCTGCTGATCCTCTCCTCGCCGAGCGGAGCGGGCAAGTCCACGCTCGCCCAGCGGCTTCTGCGCGAGGAGGGCGGGCGGCTGTGGATGTCCGTATCCGTGACCACGCGCCCGCGCCGCAAGAGCGAGATCGACGGCCAGGACTATCACTTCGTCACCCCCGAGGAATTCGCGCGCATGGTGCGCGCCGGGGCGTTCCTCGAGCATGCGGAGGTCTTCGGCAACCACTACGGGACCCCGCGGGCGCCGGTCGAGGAGAGGCTGAAGGCGGGGATCGACGTTCTCTTCGACATCGACTGGCAGGGCGCGGCGCAGATCAGGCGCAATCTCGCAAGAAGTCCGCACCGGGTCGTCTCCGTCTTCATCCTTCCGCCTTCGATGGCCGAGCTCGAGGCGCGCCTCAAGCGCCGGGCCCAGGATCCGGAGGAGGTGATCGCCCGCCGCATGGCCGGCGCGCGCGACGAGATCACCCATTGGCGCGAATACGACTACGTGCTGGTGAACGACGACCTCGACCGCTGCTTCCGCGACCTGAAGACGGTGCTGGATGCGGAGCGCCTCAGGCTCGACCGGGACTGGCGCTACAGGACCCTCGCCGAGCGGCTGCTCGCGGAGGCCGAGGCGCTGCTCGCCGCCCGCAAGGGGTGA
- the rpsF gene encoding 30S ribosomal protein S6 codes for MPFYETVFIVRQDVSAKQVESIAADLAKIIEDNGGSVAKTEMWGLRPLAYRIKKNRKGHYVLLAIDAPAAAVQEMERRARLNEDIIRLLTVRTEELETEPSVMAKGRERRSRRERGERRAG; via the coding sequence ATGCCGTTCTACGAGACGGTCTTCATCGTGCGCCAGGACGTGAGCGCCAAGCAGGTGGAATCCATCGCCGCGGACCTGGCCAAGATCATCGAGGACAATGGCGGGAGCGTGGCCAAGACCGAGATGTGGGGTCTGAGGCCGCTCGCCTACCGGATCAAGAAGAACCGCAAGGGCCATTACGTGCTGCTTGCGATCGACGCGCCGGCGGCCGCCGTCCAGGAGATGGAGCGGCGGGCCCGCCTCAACGAGGACATCATCCGGCTGCTGACGGTGCGCACCGAAGAGCTCGAGACCGAGCCCTCGGTGATGGCGAAGGGTCGCGAGCGCCGGTCGCGCCGCGAGCGTGGTGAACGGAGGGCAGGCTGA
- a CDS encoding methylmalonate-semialdehyde dehydrogenase (acylating) — translation MTRELHHFIGGRQVPGRSGRFLDVYNPSTGEVQAKTPLASAAEVEEAIAAAEKAFPVWSATPAVKRARVMFRFLELVQAEQDALATVLSNEHGKVFEDARGDVQRGLEVIEFACGIPHLMKGEFADNVATGIDVFSMRKPLGVVAGITPFNFPAMIPMWMFGIAVACGNTVVIKPSEKDPSVPLRLAELMLEAGAPEGVLNIVNGDKEAVDTLLAHPSVRAVSFVGSTPIAKYVYATAAAHGKRCQAMGGAKNHMIIMPDADLDQVVDALIGSAYGSAGERCMANPVAVPVGDDLADEIVRRLVPRIEQLKVGPSLDPASEMGPLVTAEHRQRVISYIEMCEREGGKLIVDGRGFRCTQQGYENGFYLGPTLFDHVTPEMQSYQDEIFGPVLQIVRAKDFAEAMALPSNHRYGNGTSIFTRDGDAAREFADKVNVGQVGINVPIPVPASFFSFGGWKESAFGDLNQYGTDAVRFYTELKKVTSRWPTGIRAGAQFHIPTTGN, via the coding sequence ATGACGCGCGAACTTCATCACTTCATCGGCGGGCGGCAGGTGCCGGGGCGTTCGGGCCGGTTTCTCGACGTCTACAATCCCTCCACCGGCGAGGTGCAGGCCAAGACGCCGCTGGCCAGCGCCGCCGAGGTGGAGGAAGCGATCGCCGCGGCCGAGAAGGCCTTTCCCGTCTGGTCGGCGACGCCTGCGGTCAAGCGCGCGCGGGTCATGTTCCGCTTTCTGGAGCTGGTGCAGGCCGAGCAGGACGCGCTGGCCACCGTGCTCTCCAACGAGCACGGCAAGGTCTTCGAGGATGCCCGGGGTGACGTCCAGCGCGGGCTCGAGGTCATCGAGTTCGCCTGCGGCATTCCGCATCTGATGAAGGGCGAGTTCGCGGACAATGTCGCAACCGGCATCGACGTCTTCTCGATGCGCAAGCCGCTCGGCGTGGTGGCCGGGATTACGCCCTTCAACTTCCCGGCCATGATCCCGATGTGGATGTTCGGGATCGCCGTCGCCTGCGGGAACACGGTCGTCATCAAGCCGTCCGAGAAGGATCCGAGCGTGCCGCTCAGGCTGGCCGAGCTGATGCTCGAGGCCGGCGCGCCGGAAGGGGTGCTCAACATCGTCAACGGCGACAAGGAGGCGGTGGATACCCTGCTGGCGCATCCGTCCGTGAGGGCCGTCTCCTTCGTCGGTTCCACGCCCATCGCCAAATACGTCTACGCCACCGCGGCGGCCCACGGGAAGCGCTGCCAGGCCATGGGTGGCGCGAAGAACCACATGATCATCATGCCGGATGCCGATCTCGACCAGGTGGTGGATGCGCTCATCGGCTCGGCCTATGGATCGGCGGGGGAGCGCTGCATGGCCAATCCGGTGGCGGTGCCGGTGGGCGACGATCTCGCCGACGAGATCGTCCGGCGGCTCGTGCCGCGCATCGAGCAGCTCAAGGTCGGTCCGTCTCTGGATCCGGCCTCCGAGATGGGGCCGCTGGTGACCGCCGAGCACCGCCAGCGCGTCATCTCATACATCGAGATGTGCGAGCGCGAGGGCGGCAAGCTGATCGTCGACGGCCGCGGCTTCCGCTGCACGCAGCAGGGCTACGAGAACGGCTTCTACCTCGGGCCGACGCTCTTCGATCATGTCACGCCCGAGATGCAGTCCTACCAGGACGAGATCTTCGGCCCCGTGCTGCAGATCGTGCGCGCGAAGGATTTCGCGGAAGCCATGGCGCTGCCGTCCAATCACCGCTACGGCAACGGCACCTCGATCTTCACCCGCGACGGCGATGCCGCGCGCGAATTCGCGGACAAGGTGAACGTCGGCCAGGTGGGCATCAACGTGCCGATCCCGGTGCCGGCCTCGTTCTTCAGCTTCGGCGGCTGGAAGGAGAGCGCCTTCGGGGACCTCAACCAGTATGGCACGGATGCGGTGCGGTTCTACACGGAGCTCAAGAAGGTGACGTCGCGCTGGCCCACGGGCATCCGTGCGGGCGCCCAGTTCCACATTCCGACCACGGGCAATTGA
- the rpsR gene encoding 30S ribosomal protein S18: MAGGSGRRPFFRRRKSCPFSGPNAPKIDYKDVKLLSRFISETGKIVPSRITNVSAKKQRELARAIKRARILALLPFTVR; this comes from the coding sequence ATGGCTGGTGGTTCCGGGCGCAGACCCTTTTTCCGGCGGCGGAAATCCTGCCCGTTTTCCGGGCCGAACGCGCCGAAGATCGACTACAAGGACGTGAAACTGCTCTCGCGCTTCATTTCCGAGACCGGCAAGATCGTTCCCAGCCGGATCACGAACGTGTCGGCCAAGAAGCAGCGGGAACTGGCGCGCGCGATCAAGCGGGCGCGGATTCTCGCGCTCCTGCCGTTCACCGTGCGATAG
- a CDS encoding short-chain dehydrogenase, translated as METEGILITGASSGIGAALADALAAPGRHLFLIARRRDALEELAGRLREKGAQATAIACDVRDREAMAEAVRRADDTAPLSLVIANAGIGVVGGGLDELQRIADDIFAVNVAGVFHSIHPAIPPMAARKRGQICLIASIAGLYGLAPALAYSASKAAVIAYGQGLRARLRRHGIRVSVVCPGFVRTPMTAENRFPMPFLMEVEDAAHRIVRGLARDKPMIGFPWPLYAAARLVACLPARLADRLMRITTRV; from the coding sequence ATGGAAACCGAGGGCATTCTCATCACCGGCGCCTCCAGCGGGATCGGCGCGGCGCTGGCCGACGCGCTCGCGGCCCCGGGGCGCCACCTGTTTCTGATCGCACGGCGCCGGGACGCGCTCGAGGAGCTGGCGGGCCGCCTGAGGGAGAAGGGCGCGCAGGCCACCGCCATCGCCTGCGACGTGCGCGACCGCGAGGCGATGGCCGAGGCGGTGCGGCGGGCGGACGACACCGCGCCTCTTTCGCTCGTGATCGCCAATGCGGGGATCGGCGTCGTGGGCGGCGGGCTGGATGAGCTGCAGCGCATCGCGGACGACATCTTCGCCGTCAATGTCGCCGGCGTCTTTCACAGCATCCACCCCGCGATCCCGCCGATGGCGGCCCGCAAACGGGGCCAGATCTGCCTCATCGCCTCCATCGCGGGGCTCTACGGCCTTGCACCCGCCCTCGCATATTCCGCGAGCAAGGCGGCGGTGATCGCCTACGGCCAGGGCCTGCGCGCGCGGCTCCGCCGGCACGGCATCCGGGTCTCCGTCGTCTGCCCGGGCTTCGTGCGCACGCCGATGACGGCCGAAAACCGCTTTCCCATGCCCTTCCTCATGGAGGTGGAGGATGCGGCGCACCGGATCGTGCGGGGGCTCGCGCGCGACAAGCCGATGATCGGCTTTCCCTGGCCGCTCTATGCCGCCGCCCGCCTTGTGGCCTGCCTGCCGGCGCGTCTTGCCGACCGCCTGATGCGGATCACGACGCGGGTCTAG
- a CDS encoding alanine glycine permease, with protein sequence MADVLEGLKDAFLAGVDRFSQALSEAVFAQVTLLGQPVELIVLWMAAPMLLLTFYFGFVNLRGFRIAWDIVRGRYHDATAPGEVTQFQALATALSGTVGLGNIAGVAIAIAMGGPGAAFWMTVIGFFAMTLKFAECTLGVKYRREHADGTVSGGPMYYLWRGLAARGRPRLGRALGWTYALLAVPSLLQIGQVNQSYSQLSAVTGIDAPWVYGVLLAGLVAVVIFGGITRIARVTARLVPLMAAIYIAGGIVILLLHLPELPAAIALIVREALAPEAGIGAVIGAFVWGMRRAVYSTEAGLGSATIAHAAAKTREPVSEGMVALMEPFIDTVVICSMTALVIVVTGAYRVEGLTDIQMTSYAFNSVLPHFDIVLAVAVFLFGYSTIISWGYYSSKVWTFVFGFSRLSQTVFKIVYCGAIIPGAALTVTQVFDIMDSFFFLMAVPNIVGIYLMAGELKRDLKSYLARLRAGAIPTRAELEAERAA encoded by the coding sequence ATGGCGGACGTGCTGGAGGGGCTGAAGGACGCCTTTCTTGCGGGGGTCGACCGGTTCTCCCAGGCGCTGAGCGAAGCGGTCTTCGCGCAGGTGACCCTCCTCGGTCAGCCGGTCGAGCTGATCGTGCTGTGGATGGCGGCACCCATGCTGCTGCTCACCTTCTATTTCGGCTTCGTCAATTTGCGGGGCTTCCGGATCGCCTGGGACATCGTGCGCGGCCGCTACCACGATGCCACGGCGCCGGGCGAGGTCACCCAGTTCCAGGCGCTGGCGACCGCGCTCTCCGGCACCGTGGGGCTCGGCAACATCGCCGGTGTCGCGATCGCGATTGCCATGGGCGGGCCGGGCGCCGCGTTCTGGATGACGGTGATCGGCTTCTTCGCCATGACGCTCAAATTCGCCGAGTGCACGCTGGGCGTCAAATACCGGCGCGAGCACGCAGACGGCACGGTCTCGGGCGGGCCGATGTACTATCTGTGGCGTGGACTTGCGGCCCGCGGCCGCCCGCGCCTCGGCAGGGCTCTCGGCTGGACCTATGCGCTGCTCGCGGTGCCGTCGCTGCTGCAGATCGGACAGGTCAACCAGTCCTACAGCCAGCTTTCGGCCGTCACCGGGATCGACGCCCCCTGGGTCTACGGCGTGCTGCTTGCGGGGCTTGTCGCCGTCGTGATCTTCGGCGGGATCACGCGCATCGCCCGCGTGACCGCGCGTCTCGTGCCGCTGATGGCGGCCATCTACATCGCCGGCGGAATCGTGATCCTGCTGCTGCATCTGCCGGAGCTGCCGGCCGCGATCGCGCTGATCGTGCGCGAGGCGCTGGCCCCCGAGGCGGGGATCGGTGCGGTCATCGGCGCCTTCGTCTGGGGCATGCGGCGCGCCGTCTACTCCACGGAAGCGGGTCTCGGCTCGGCCACCATCGCCCACGCCGCCGCCAAGACCCGCGAACCGGTCTCCGAGGGCATGGTCGCGCTGATGGAGCCCTTCATCGACACGGTGGTGATCTGCTCGATGACGGCCCTGGTGATCGTCGTCACCGGCGCCTACCGGGTCGAGGGCCTCACCGACATCCAGATGACGTCCTACGCCTTCAATTCCGTGCTGCCCCACTTCGACATCGTGCTCGCCGTCGCCGTGTTCCTCTTCGGCTATTCGACGATCATTTCCTGGGGCTACTACTCGAGCAAGGTGTGGACCTTCGTCTTCGGCTTCTCCCGCTTGAGCCAGACGGTCTTCAAGATCGTCTATTGCGGGGCGATCATCCCGGGTGCCGCGCTCACCGTCACCCAGGTCTTCGACATCATGGATTCCTTCTTCTTCCTGATGGCGGTGCCCAACATCGTCGGCATCTATCTCATGGCGGGCGAGCTGAAGCGGGATCTCAAAAGCTATCTCGCGCGGCTCAGGGCGGGCGCGATCCCGACGCGCGCCGAGCTGGAGGCGGAACGCGCGGCGTAG
- a CDS encoding transporter produces MAHCQEDGAPPRGAGPGRFGSALGFVMVAVGAAVGLGNVWKFPYLAGANGGAVFVLLYLVFLALVALPILVAEVAIGRRGRASPPHALARQAAEFGARSGFWRAAGVVGVVMSLVIMSFYSVIGGWTILFAAEAATGFAAFADAASALAHQQALEGDPSGMLALQLLFIIATVAIVAGGVRRGIERSMRVMAPLMAVLLVIVVVYALAAGAGGRALDWLFAADWTKLDGRVALAALGQAFFTLSVGIGGMMTYGAYLPERASPLRASVAVAGADTAVALLAGLAVFPIVFAHGLDPAAGPALIFITLPIAFHAMPAGAIIGGAFFLFLFLAALTSAVALYEPFVAWRIERGASRLRATLLAAGISWLLGLVTVASFSFARDVHPLGFLGGPFAAFTAFDLITLGVDKLVLPAGALLISWFAGRIIAAPALAAVFPGDPAPLVRLLRLALKTWVPLAIMVLLAAGLVLG; encoded by the coding sequence ATGGCGCATTGTCAGGAAGACGGGGCGCCGCCTCGAGGCGCGGGTCCGGGCCGCTTCGGCTCGGCCCTCGGATTCGTGATGGTGGCGGTGGGGGCGGCCGTCGGCCTCGGCAACGTCTGGAAGTTCCCTTATCTCGCCGGAGCCAACGGCGGCGCCGTCTTCGTGCTGCTGTATCTCGTGTTTCTTGCGCTCGTCGCGCTGCCGATCCTGGTGGCCGAGGTCGCAATCGGCCGGCGCGGGCGGGCGAGCCCGCCCCATGCGCTCGCGCGTCAGGCCGCCGAATTCGGGGCGCGCAGCGGATTCTGGCGCGCGGCCGGGGTCGTCGGCGTCGTCATGAGTCTGGTTATCATGAGCTTCTACTCCGTGATCGGCGGCTGGACGATCCTGTTCGCGGCCGAGGCCGCGACGGGATTTGCCGCCTTCGCCGATGCCGCTTCCGCCCTCGCCCATCAGCAGGCGCTCGAAGGCGACCCGTCCGGCATGCTCGCGCTGCAGCTTCTCTTCATCATCGCGACCGTCGCGATCGTGGCCGGCGGCGTGCGGCGCGGGATCGAGCGCAGCATGCGCGTCATGGCGCCGCTGATGGCGGTGCTGCTCGTGATCGTCGTGGTCTACGCGCTGGCGGCGGGAGCGGGCGGCAGGGCGCTGGACTGGCTCTTTGCCGCGGACTGGACGAAGCTCGACGGCCGCGTCGCCCTTGCCGCCCTCGGCCAGGCTTTCTTTACGCTCTCCGTCGGCATCGGCGGGATGATGACCTACGGCGCCTATCTGCCGGAGCGCGCCTCGCCCCTGCGCGCCTCGGTCGCCGTCGCGGGCGCCGATACGGCGGTCGCGCTTCTGGCGGGGCTTGCCGTCTTCCCGATCGTCTTCGCCCACGGCCTCGATCCCGCGGCGGGGCCGGCGCTGATCTTCATCACGCTTCCCATCGCCTTTCATGCGATGCCGGCGGGCGCGATCATAGGCGGCGCCTTCTTCCTGTTTCTGTTTCTCGCCGCTCTCACCAGCGCCGTCGCCCTCTACGAGCCCTTCGTCGCCTGGCGGATCGAGCGCGGCGCGAGCCGGCTGCGGGCCACGCTGCTGGCCGCCGGCATCTCCTGGCTGCTGGGGCTCGTTACCGTCGCAAGCTTCAGCTTCGCACGGGACGTCCATCCCCTGGGATTTCTCGGCGGGCCGTTCGCGGCGTTCACGGCGTTCGATCTCATCACGCTGGGCGTCGACAAGCTGGTGCTGCCGGCAGGCGCGCTGCTGATCTCCTGGTTCGCGGGGCGGATCATCGCCGCGCCCGCGCTTGCCGCGGTCTTCCCCGGCGATCCGGCCCCGCTCGTGCGCCTGCTGCGCCTAGCGCTCAAGACCTG
- the hemB gene encoding delta-aminolevulinic acid dehydratase has product MLPYPGRFPTTRLRRLRRSGWSRSLVAESRLAVSDLIWPIFVTPAADDEDIPSMPGVRRHALSSLPAVAEEAARLGIPLIAVFPYTAKEDRTPRGEEALNPDNLVCRAIRTLKRAAPEVGVMADVALDPYTSHGQDGILDERGEIANDETVAVLVEQALVEARAGADIVAPSDMMDGRIGAIRRALDEAGFAHVQIMSYAAKYASCFYGPFRDAVGSRGVLKGDKKTYQMDPANAREALREVELDLAEGADSLIVKPGLPYLDVLWRVKEAFGVPTFAYQVSGEYAMIAEAAARGAFDLDAAVLESLLCFKRAGADGVLTYFAPRAARLLGRS; this is encoded by the coding sequence ATGCTGCCCTATCCCGGACGCTTTCCGACCACCCGGCTGCGCCGGCTCCGTCGCAGCGGCTGGTCGCGGTCGCTGGTCGCCGAGTCGCGGCTGGCGGTGAGCGACCTCATCTGGCCGATCTTCGTGACCCCGGCGGCGGACGACGAGGACATCCCCAGCATGCCGGGCGTCAGGCGCCATGCGCTCTCCTCGCTTCCCGCCGTGGCGGAGGAGGCGGCCCGGCTCGGCATTCCGCTGATCGCGGTGTTTCCCTATACGGCGAAGGAGGACCGCACGCCGCGCGGCGAAGAGGCGCTGAACCCCGACAACCTCGTCTGCCGCGCGATCCGCACGCTCAAGCGCGCCGCTCCCGAGGTCGGCGTCATGGCCGATGTCGCGCTCGATCCCTACACCAGCCATGGCCAGGACGGGATTCTGGACGAGCGGGGCGAGATCGCAAACGACGAGACGGTCGCCGTGCTCGTGGAACAGGCGCTGGTCGAGGCCCGTGCCGGCGCCGATATCGTCGCGCCCTCGGACATGATGGACGGGCGCATCGGCGCGATCCGGCGCGCGCTGGATGAGGCCGGGTTCGCGCATGTCCAGATCATGTCCTACGCCGCCAAATACGCCTCCTGCTTCTACGGGCCGTTCCGGGATGCGGTGGGCTCGCGCGGGGTGCTCAAGGGCGACAAGAAGACCTACCAGATGGATCCGGCGAACGCGCGCGAGGCCCTGCGGGAGGTGGAGCTGGATCTGGCCGAAGGCGCGGATTCGCTGATCGTCAAGCCGGGGTTGCCCTATCTTGACGTGCTCTGGCGGGTCAAAGAGGCCTTCGGCGTGCCGACCTTCGCCTATCAGGTCTCGGGCGAATACGCGATGATCGCCGAAGCCGCCGCCCGGGGCGCCTTCGATCTCGATGCCGCGGTGCTCGAGTCGCTTCTCTGCTTCAAGCGCGCCGGCGCGGACGGCGTGCTCACCTACTTCGCCCCCCGCGCCGCGCGCCTGCTTGGGAGAAGTTGA
- a CDS encoding DNA-binding response regulator has translation MRVLLIEDDEATARSIELMLTAERFNVYTTDLGEEGLDLGKLYDYDIIILDLNLPDMHGYEVLKKLRMSKVSTPVLILSGLSEIEDKVKALGYGADDYLTKPFHKEELVARIQAIVRRSKGHSQSIIRTGKLAVNLDTKTVEVDGQRVHLTGKEYAMLELLSLRKGTTLTKEMFLNHLYGGIDEPELKIIDVFICKLRKKLAAATGGENYIETVWGRGYVLRDPEEETKKEAAEKPAAAAAAH, from the coding sequence ATGCGGGTGCTCTTGATCGAGGACGATGAGGCGACCGCACGCAGCATCGAGCTCATGCTCACCGCGGAGCGCTTCAACGTCTACACCACGGATCTGGGCGAGGAAGGCCTCGATCTGGGCAAGCTCTATGACTACGACATCATCATCCTCGACCTCAACCTGCCCGACATGCACGGCTACGAGGTGCTGAAGAAGCTGCGGATGTCGAAGGTCTCGACACCCGTGCTGATTCTTTCGGGGCTGTCCGAAATCGAGGACAAGGTGAAGGCGCTGGGCTACGGCGCGGACGACTACCTCACAAAGCCCTTCCACAAGGAGGAGCTGGTCGCCCGCATCCAGGCGATCGTGCGGCGCTCGAAGGGGCACTCCCAGTCGATCATCCGCACCGGCAAGCTTGCGGTGAACCTCGACACCAAGACGGTGGAGGTCGACGGGCAGCGCGTGCATCTGACCGGCAAGGAATACGCGATGCTCGAGCTGCTGTCCTTGAGAAAGGGGACGACGCTGACCAAGGAGATGTTTCTCAACCATCTCTACGGCGGCATCGACGAGCCCGAGCTCAAGATCATCGATGTCTTCATCTGCAAGCTGAGGAAGAAGCTTGCGGCGGCGACCGGCGGCGAGAACTACATCGAGACCGTGTGGGGGCGCGGCTACGTCCTGCGCGATCCCGAGGAGGAAACGAAGAAGGAGGCCGCCGAAAAGCCCGCTGCGGCCGCCGCGGCCCACTAG
- the purD gene encoding phosphoribosylamine--glycine ligase: MRVLLIGSGGREHALAWKMAQSPELEAIFAAPGNAGIEEVAEIVPLDPADHAAIAAFCHGNGVDLVVVGPEAPLVAGLADDLGKAGIAVFGPSAAAARLEGSKGFTKDLCAECGIPTAGYRRFEQAEAALAWIARQPTPIVVKADGLAAGKGVIIAATRAEAKDAVRAMFAGAFGEAGRSVVIEEYLEGEEASFFALVSGETVLPLAGAQDHKRAFDGDEGPNTGGMGAYSPAPVLDETMAGRVMDEIMIPTARAMAARGTPYRGVLYAGLMITADGPRLIEFNVRFGDPECQVLMPRLADDILPWLKATATGALADMPPPRWRDEAALTVVLATRGYPGSYEKGSVIRGLERLAGREDVVVFHAGTRRDPDGTLRAVGGRVLNVTGLGPDIRSARERAYGAVAEIDWPEGFHRTDIGWRALARGGGAPSS, encoded by the coding sequence ATGCGGGTTCTTCTGATCGGCTCGGGCGGGCGCGAGCATGCGCTGGCGTGGAAGATGGCGCAGTCGCCGGAGCTTGAGGCGATATTCGCCGCGCCGGGCAACGCGGGGATTGAAGAGGTCGCGGAGATCGTGCCGCTCGACCCCGCGGACCATGCGGCCATCGCCGCATTCTGCCACGGGAATGGCGTGGATCTCGTCGTCGTCGGGCCCGAGGCCCCGCTGGTGGCCGGTCTGGCCGACGACCTTGGCAAGGCCGGGATCGCCGTCTTCGGACCTTCGGCGGCGGCGGCGCGGCTCGAGGGATCCAAGGGCTTCACCAAGGATCTGTGTGCCGAATGCGGCATCCCCACCGCCGGCTACCGGCGCTTCGAGCAGGCCGAGGCGGCGCTGGCGTGGATTGCCCGGCAGCCGACGCCCATCGTCGTGAAGGCGGACGGGCTGGCGGCGGGCAAGGGCGTCATCATCGCGGCAACGCGGGCCGAGGCCAAAGATGCGGTGCGCGCCATGTTCGCGGGCGCCTTCGGCGAGGCGGGCCGAAGCGTCGTGATCGAGGAGTATCTGGAAGGCGAGGAGGCGAGCTTCTTTGCGCTCGTCTCCGGCGAGACCGTGCTGCCGCTCGCCGGCGCGCAGGACCACAAGCGCGCCTTCGACGGCGACGAGGGGCCCAACACCGGCGGCATGGGCGCCTATTCGCCCGCGCCGGTGCTGGACGAGACGATGGCGGGCCGCGTGATGGACGAGATCATGATTCCCACGGCCCGGGCGATGGCCGCCCGCGGCACGCCCTACCGCGGCGTGCTCTACGCCGGTCTCATGATCACGGCCGACGGGCCGCGGCTCATAGAGTTCAACGTCCGCTTCGGCGACCCGGAGTGCCAGGTCCTGATGCCGCGGCTCGCCGACGACATCCTGCCGTGGCTGAAGGCGACGGCGACGGGCGCGCTCGCCGACATGCCGCCCCCGCGCTGGCGGGACGAGGCCGCGCTCACCGTCGTGCTCGCCACCCGCGGCTACCCGGGCAGCTACGAGAAGGGTTCCGTGATCCGGGGCCTCGAGCGGCTTGCGGGACGCGAGGACGTCGTCGTCTTCCACGCGGGCACCCGGCGCGATCCGGACGGCACGCTGCGGGCCGTGGGCGGCCGGGTGCTGAATGTGACGGGGCTGGGCCCGGACATCCGCAGTGCCCGCGAGCGGGCCTATGGGGCCGTCGCCGAGATCGACTGGCCGGAGGGCTTCCACCGCACGGACATCGGCTGGCGGGCGCTCGCACGCGGAGGCGGGGCGCCCTCATCCTAG